From the Paramormyrops kingsleyae isolate MSU_618 chromosome 7, PKINGS_0.4, whole genome shotgun sequence genome, one window contains:
- the tent2 gene encoding poly(A) RNA polymerase GLD2 yields the protein MFPHSSILGCPPFPPKPGQANGLLSLPVVFAQQQMTASPFNNRNNLSPFPLNRHYDWKPALHTASHALSVPPVRMSRKRRSGDYGLYDLKRQRFSSPGCHERTSRVATPSPTPRSIGAHLRSESCGPSVSPLRSQQAGYVPAPTGKPCHSTPDSFQAAATDKLSQQIMDLFQACQQQTDDLEKKELCRTQLQREIQRLFPYSRLFLAGSSLNGFGSRSSDADLCLVVKEGNVNQRTDAVYILSLVQKLLYKLSYIDRPQLIRAKVPILKFRDKFSGLEFDLNVNNIVGIRNTFLLRSYAYTECRVRPVVLVIKKWAQHHGINDASRGTLSSYTLVLMVLHYLQTLSEPVIPCLQKDYPECFNPSMEIHLVPEGPKDIPPFKSKNQSALGTLFLGFLKYFATEFKWDRQMISVREAEALPKPSCREWKDKFICVEEPFDRSNTARAVHERAQFDAIKAVFLKSWQLLQQKKDLNSILPVRVTMQKC from the exons ATGTTCCCCCACTCTTCTATTTTGGGGTGCCCGCCCTTCCCACCTAAACCTGGGCAAGCCAATGGACTTCTCTCCCTACCTGTTGTGTTCGCTCAACAACAAATGACAGCTTCTCCTTTTAATAACAGAAATAA CCTTTCACCTTTTCCTTTGAACCGTCATTATGACTGGAAGCCGGCTCTCCATACAGCTTCTCATGCTCTCAGTGTGCCCCCAGTGAGAATGAGCAGGAA GAGGAGGAGTGGTGATTACGGATTGTATGACTTGAAGCGACAGCGCTTCAGTTCTCCAGGGTGCCATGAAAGGACATCCAGGGTGGCCACCCCTTCGCCAACACCTCGTTCCATTGGGGCTCATTTGCGCAGTGAGAGTTGCGGGCCTTCTGTCAGCCCACTTAGATCACAGCAGGCCGGCTATGTACCTGCTCCCACGGGGAAACCCTGCCACAGTACTCCTGACTCTTTTCAGGCTGCTGCCACCGATAAG CTTAGTCAGCAGATTATGGATCTATTTCAAGCCTGCCAGCAGCAGACTGATGACCTGGAAAAGAAGGAACTCTGCAGGACTCAGCTCCAAAGGGAAATCCAGAGGCTTTTTCCAT ATTCCAGGCTGTTCTTGGCTGGTTCTTCCCTCAACGGCTTTGGTAGCCGAAGCAGTGATGCAGATCTGTGCCTCGTTGTCAAAGAAGGAAAC gtgAACCAGAGAACAGATGCAGTTTACATCCTCAGTCTGGTTCAGAAATTGCTTTACAAGCTGT CATATATTGACAGACCACAGCTTATTCGCGCAAAAGTGCCCATATTGAAATTCAGGGATAAATTCAG TGGTCTGGAGTTTGACTTGAATGTTAACAACATTGTTGGAATACGAAACACATTCCTTCTAAGAAGCTATGCATACA CTGAATGTCGCGTTCGTCCTGTCGTGCTCGTCATAAAGAAGTGGGCCCAGCACCATGGAATCAATGACGCGAGTCGTGGGACTCTTAGCAGCTACACTTTGGTACTGATGGTTCTGCATTACCTCCAGA cCCTGTCTGAACCTGTCATACCTTGCCTTCAGAAAGATTATCCC GAATGTTTCAACCCTTCCATGGAGATCCACCTTGTGCCAGAAGGTCCGAAAGACATTCCTCCTTTCAAATCCAAGAACCAGTCTGCCTTGGGGACTTTATTCCTTGGCTTCCTGAAGTATTTTGCCACTGAGTTCAA GTGGGACCGACAGATGATCTCAGTCCGCGAGGCTGAAGCCCTCCCAAAGCCCAGCTGCAGAGAGTGGAAGGACAAGTTCATTTGTGTTGAAG AGCCCTTTGACAGATCCAACACAGCACGAGCGGTTCACGAGAGGGCTCAGTTTGACGCCATTAAAGCAGTGTTCCTTAAG TCATGGCAGTTGCTGCAACAGAAGAAGGACTTGAATTCCATCTTGCCAGTGAGGGTGACGATGCAAAAGTGTTGA
- the si:ch1073-398f15.1 gene encoding uncharacterized protein si:ch1073-398f15.1 isoform X3, with protein MDTRLEEAGQIQSEPPLTVLADESIGMEVTDKDDEVEEIANSLKEIVHDQDLKPKLQCIMVDPSFSMVTVQSEDSAIVWEAISTGDRCTSPVASTTSEGYCMESCGAPGQVIFVMDEDKMRRKMSSSKSKPSEKSSRPVTAPSENVAPERPAMIEFSMPNIKPENTDEYYRLTDPNKDRDQALFSIISDGSEILNILVPSKLSTVDEEESLVMADNLFYLEDSPKIKAKQMIEETLEPYFEFSGESNLQNHEDNTKHDEKKHLQDPTVDYLHSPGSHGKQMIKATTSGVDYFEKFTLMDECNPGEFLSGTEEYICSKPSEQEEIPECAPEGRLAHFAASSDIAIAKAVGNRKNEDSECSEVESVSSDSLQRRLSDASDICGYFEKFILIDETPVVEGERVTDIYRGDGFDIGALISVQATEKDKLCGLISVLKGGSESTEVSVSDLELVHGAVEKYCAHLKQSADKQNEETGKKIMDLYKQMTECMDENKTFKLEMVQSQIGTIKESMTSAREALEMELMKMEEAVQTAKAPKLAKGN; from the exons ATGGATACCCGGTTAGAAGAAGCGGGACAAATTCAATCTGAGCCGCCACTGACTGTTTTAGCGGATGAATCGATCGGAATGGAAGTAACTGATAAAGACGACGAAGTTGAGGAGATTGCCAACAG TTTGAAAGAAATTGTCCATGACCAAGATCTAAAGCCCAAACTTCAGTGTATCATGGTGGATCCCTCTTTCTCTATGGTGACAGTCCAAAGTGAAGACAGCGCAATTGTGTGGGAGGCCATCTCCACTGGTGACAGATGCACATCGCCAGTAGCCAGCACCACCTCAGAAGGTTATTGCATGGAGAGTTGTGGGGCACCAGGTCAAGTCATTTTTGTCATGGATGAGGACAAGATGAGGAGAAAAATGTCAAGCAGCAAAAGCAAGCCTAGTGAAAAATCAAGCAGACCTGTAACCGCACCTAGTGAAAATGTCGCACCAGAAAGACCAGCGATGATAGAGTTTTCTATGCCCAACATAAAGCCTGAAAATACAGATGAATATTACAGGTTAACAGACCCAAACAAGGACAGAGATCAGGCATTGTTTAGTATTATTTCTGATGGCTCTGAGATTCTAAACATTTTGGTTCCATCAAAACTTTCAACAGTGGATGAAGAAGAAAGTCTTGTGATGGCTGATAATCTGTTTTATTTAGAGGACAGTCCCAAGATCAAAGCAAAGCAGATGATTGAAGAAACTCTGGAACCATATTTTGAGTTCTCGGGTGAATCTAACTTACAGAACCATGAGGATAACACAAAACATGacgaaaaaaaacatttgcaagaTCCAACAGTGGATTACCTGCATTCTCCAGGTTCTCATGGTAAACAAATGATAAAGGCTACAACCAGTGGCGTTGATTATTTTGAGAAATTTACCCTGATGGATGAGTGTAATCCAGGCGAATTCCTGTCTGGCACAGAGGAGTACATTTGTTCAAAACCGAGTGAACAAGAAGAAATACCTGAATGTGCTCCAGAAGGGCGATTAGCCCACTTTGCAGCTTCCAGTGACATTGCAATTGCAA AAGCAGTGGGAAATAGGAAGAATGAAGATTCAGAGTGTTCAGAGGTGGAGAGCGTTTCCTCTGATTCCTTGCAGAGAAGGTTATCAGATGCAAGTGATATTTGTGGATATTTtgagaaatttattttaatagaTGAAACCCCTGTGGTCGAAGGTGAACGTGTGACAGATATTTACAGAGGGGATGGATTTGACATTGGTGCTCTGATAAGTGTACAAGCAACTGAAAAG GATAAATTGTGTGGACTGATATCAGTGTTAAAAGGAGGATCAGAAAGCACTGAGGTCTCTGTATCTGACCTGGAGTTGGTACATGGTGCAGTAGAG AAGTACTGTGCACACCTCAAACAGTCTGCTGACAAGCAGAACGAAGAGACGGGGAAGAAAATAATGGATCTTTACAAACAGATGACTGAATGCATGGATGAAAATAAGACTTTCAAGCTGGAAATGGTACAGAGTCAGATTGGCACTATCAAAGAAAGCATGACATCAGCAAGGGAAGCTTTGGAGATGGAGCTGATGAAGATGGAGGAGGCTGTTCAAACAGCCAAAGCTCCT AAATTGGCAAAAGGTAATTGA
- the si:ch1073-398f15.1 gene encoding uncharacterized protein si:ch1073-398f15.1 isoform X1: MDTRLEEAGQIQSEPPLTVLADESIGMEVTDKDDEVEEIANSLKEIVHDQDLKPKLQCIMVDPSFSMVTVQSEDSAIVWEAISTGDRCTSPVASTTSEGYCMESCGAPGQVIFVMDEDKMRRKMSSSKSKPSEKSSRPVTAPSENVAPERPAMIEFSMPNIKPENTDEYYRLTDPNKDRDQALFSIISDGSEILNILVPSKLSTVDEEESLVMADNLFYLEDSPKIKAKQMIEETLEPYFEFSGESNLQNHEDNTKHDEKKHLQDPTVDYLHSPGSHGKQMIKATTSGVDYFEKFTLMDECNPGEFLSGTEEYICSKPSEQEEIPECAPEGRLAHFAASSDIAIASEYIDDIFYGSTSLDESYVMNMQEEENEAEAHEQPKSPLKESGSDLFGSEETSLSPIFLSPGPPKIIDPILLEEPAAMSFFYSDLYAEAVGNRKNEDSECSEVESVSSDSLQRRLSDASDICGYFEKFILIDETPVVEGERVTDIYRGDGFDIGALISVQATEKDKLCGLISVLKGGSESTEVSVSDLELVHGAVEKYCAHLKQSADKQNEETGKKIMDLYKQMTECMDENKTFKLEMVQSQIGTIKESMTSAREALEMELMKMEEAVQTAKAPKLAKGN, translated from the exons ATGGATACCCGGTTAGAAGAAGCGGGACAAATTCAATCTGAGCCGCCACTGACTGTTTTAGCGGATGAATCGATCGGAATGGAAGTAACTGATAAAGACGACGAAGTTGAGGAGATTGCCAACAG TTTGAAAGAAATTGTCCATGACCAAGATCTAAAGCCCAAACTTCAGTGTATCATGGTGGATCCCTCTTTCTCTATGGTGACAGTCCAAAGTGAAGACAGCGCAATTGTGTGGGAGGCCATCTCCACTGGTGACAGATGCACATCGCCAGTAGCCAGCACCACCTCAGAAGGTTATTGCATGGAGAGTTGTGGGGCACCAGGTCAAGTCATTTTTGTCATGGATGAGGACAAGATGAGGAGAAAAATGTCAAGCAGCAAAAGCAAGCCTAGTGAAAAATCAAGCAGACCTGTAACCGCACCTAGTGAAAATGTCGCACCAGAAAGACCAGCGATGATAGAGTTTTCTATGCCCAACATAAAGCCTGAAAATACAGATGAATATTACAGGTTAACAGACCCAAACAAGGACAGAGATCAGGCATTGTTTAGTATTATTTCTGATGGCTCTGAGATTCTAAACATTTTGGTTCCATCAAAACTTTCAACAGTGGATGAAGAAGAAAGTCTTGTGATGGCTGATAATCTGTTTTATTTAGAGGACAGTCCCAAGATCAAAGCAAAGCAGATGATTGAAGAAACTCTGGAACCATATTTTGAGTTCTCGGGTGAATCTAACTTACAGAACCATGAGGATAACACAAAACATGacgaaaaaaaacatttgcaagaTCCAACAGTGGATTACCTGCATTCTCCAGGTTCTCATGGTAAACAAATGATAAAGGCTACAACCAGTGGCGTTGATTATTTTGAGAAATTTACCCTGATGGATGAGTGTAATCCAGGCGAATTCCTGTCTGGCACAGAGGAGTACATTTGTTCAAAACCGAGTGAACAAGAAGAAATACCTGAATGTGCTCCAGAAGGGCGATTAGCCCACTTTGCAGCTTCCAGTGACATTGCAATTGCAAGTGAGTATATAGATGACATATTTTATGGAAGTACTTCACTAGATGAAAGCTATGTGATGAATATGCAAGAAGAAGAAAATGAAGCAGAAGCGCATGAGCAGCCAAAATCCCCACTTAAGGAAAGTGGTTCTGATTTGTTTGGTAGTGAGGAGACGTCCCTCTCTCCAATTTTTCTATCACCTGGGCCACCAAAAATCATCGACCCCATTCTTCTCGAGGAGCCAGCAGCAATGTCGTTCTTTTACTCTGATCTTTATGCAGAAGCAGTGGGAAATAGGAAGAATGAAGATTCAGAGTGTTCAGAGGTGGAGAGCGTTTCCTCTGATTCCTTGCAGAGAAGGTTATCAGATGCAAGTGATATTTGTGGATATTTtgagaaatttattttaatagaTGAAACCCCTGTGGTCGAAGGTGAACGTGTGACAGATATTTACAGAGGGGATGGATTTGACATTGGTGCTCTGATAAGTGTACAAGCAACTGAAAAG GATAAATTGTGTGGACTGATATCAGTGTTAAAAGGAGGATCAGAAAGCACTGAGGTCTCTGTATCTGACCTGGAGTTGGTACATGGTGCAGTAGAG AAGTACTGTGCACACCTCAAACAGTCTGCTGACAAGCAGAACGAAGAGACGGGGAAGAAAATAATGGATCTTTACAAACAGATGACTGAATGCATGGATGAAAATAAGACTTTCAAGCTGGAAATGGTACAGAGTCAGATTGGCACTATCAAAGAAAGCATGACATCAGCAAGGGAAGCTTTGGAGATGGAGCTGATGAAGATGGAGGAGGCTGTTCAAACAGCCAAAGCTCCT AAATTGGCAAAAGGTAATTGA
- the si:ch1073-398f15.1 gene encoding cardiomyopathy-associated protein 5 isoform X2, with product MVDPSFSMVTVQSEDSAIVWEAISTGDRCTSPVASTTSEGYCMESCGAPGQVIFVMDEDKMRRKMSSSKSKPSEKSSRPVTAPSENVAPERPAMIEFSMPNIKPENTDEYYRLTDPNKDRDQALFSIISDGSEILNILVPSKLSTVDEEESLVMADNLFYLEDSPKIKAKQMIEETLEPYFEFSGESNLQNHEDNTKHDEKKHLQDPTVDYLHSPGSHGKQMIKATTSGVDYFEKFTLMDECNPGEFLSGTEEYICSKPSEQEEIPECAPEGRLAHFAASSDIAIASEYIDDIFYGSTSLDESYVMNMQEEENEAEAHEQPKSPLKESGSDLFGSEETSLSPIFLSPGPPKIIDPILLEEPAAMSFFYSDLYAEAVGNRKNEDSECSEVESVSSDSLQRRLSDASDICGYFEKFILIDETPVVEGERVTDIYRGDGFDIGALISVQATEKDKLCGLISVLKGGSESTEVSVSDLELVHGAVEKYCAHLKQSADKQNEETGKKIMDLYKQMTECMDENKTFKLEMVQSQIGTIKESMTSAREALEMELMKMEEAVQTAKAPKLAKGN from the exons ATGGTGGATCCCTCTTTCTCTATGGTGACAGTCCAAAGTGAAGACAGCGCAATTGTGTGGGAGGCCATCTCCACTGGTGACAGATGCACATCGCCAGTAGCCAGCACCACCTCAGAAGGTTATTGCATGGAGAGTTGTGGGGCACCAGGTCAAGTCATTTTTGTCATGGATGAGGACAAGATGAGGAGAAAAATGTCAAGCAGCAAAAGCAAGCCTAGTGAAAAATCAAGCAGACCTGTAACCGCACCTAGTGAAAATGTCGCACCAGAAAGACCAGCGATGATAGAGTTTTCTATGCCCAACATAAAGCCTGAAAATACAGATGAATATTACAGGTTAACAGACCCAAACAAGGACAGAGATCAGGCATTGTTTAGTATTATTTCTGATGGCTCTGAGATTCTAAACATTTTGGTTCCATCAAAACTTTCAACAGTGGATGAAGAAGAAAGTCTTGTGATGGCTGATAATCTGTTTTATTTAGAGGACAGTCCCAAGATCAAAGCAAAGCAGATGATTGAAGAAACTCTGGAACCATATTTTGAGTTCTCGGGTGAATCTAACTTACAGAACCATGAGGATAACACAAAACATGacgaaaaaaaacatttgcaagaTCCAACAGTGGATTACCTGCATTCTCCAGGTTCTCATGGTAAACAAATGATAAAGGCTACAACCAGTGGCGTTGATTATTTTGAGAAATTTACCCTGATGGATGAGTGTAATCCAGGCGAATTCCTGTCTGGCACAGAGGAGTACATTTGTTCAAAACCGAGTGAACAAGAAGAAATACCTGAATGTGCTCCAGAAGGGCGATTAGCCCACTTTGCAGCTTCCAGTGACATTGCAATTGCAAGTGAGTATATAGATGACATATTTTATGGAAGTACTTCACTAGATGAAAGCTATGTGATGAATATGCAAGAAGAAGAAAATGAAGCAGAAGCGCATGAGCAGCCAAAATCCCCACTTAAGGAAAGTGGTTCTGATTTGTTTGGTAGTGAGGAGACGTCCCTCTCTCCAATTTTTCTATCACCTGGGCCACCAAAAATCATCGACCCCATTCTTCTCGAGGAGCCAGCAGCAATGTCGTTCTTTTACTCTGATCTTTATGCAGAAGCAGTGGGAAATAGGAAGAATGAAGATTCAGAGTGTTCAGAGGTGGAGAGCGTTTCCTCTGATTCCTTGCAGAGAAGGTTATCAGATGCAAGTGATATTTGTGGATATTTtgagaaatttattttaatagaTGAAACCCCTGTGGTCGAAGGTGAACGTGTGACAGATATTTACAGAGGGGATGGATTTGACATTGGTGCTCTGATAAGTGTACAAGCAACTGAAAAG GATAAATTGTGTGGACTGATATCAGTGTTAAAAGGAGGATCAGAAAGCACTGAGGTCTCTGTATCTGACCTGGAGTTGGTACATGGTGCAGTAGAG AAGTACTGTGCACACCTCAAACAGTCTGCTGACAAGCAGAACGAAGAGACGGGGAAGAAAATAATGGATCTTTACAAACAGATGACTGAATGCATGGATGAAAATAAGACTTTCAAGCTGGAAATGGTACAGAGTCAGATTGGCACTATCAAAGAAAGCATGACATCAGCAAGGGAAGCTTTGGAGATGGAGCTGATGAAGATGGAGGAGGCTGTTCAAACAGCCAAAGCTCCT AAATTGGCAAAAGGTAATTGA